One Algoriphagus sp. Y33 genomic window, ATGAGTTCAGAAGCTAGCGCCGTTTGGAATGAATGTTTACGTGTTATCGAACAGCACGTCAATGAGCAGAGCTTTTCAACTTGGTTTAAGCCCATTAATCCCGTCAAACTTGAAGGTACTTCGCTGACCATTCAGGTTCCGAGTCAATTCTTCTACGAATGGCTGGAGGATAATTATGTACAGGAATTAAAGATTGCCATTAAAACCACTTTGGGGCAGAGCGGAAGATTGGAATATGCTGTGGTAGTAGATCGGGGAAACTCATCGAATCAGCCTTACGTGGTTTCGTTTCCTCAGGGAAATACAGGGAATAAGAAATCTCAAGCTCCTGTAGAACCTGATAAGACCCCTTTTGAGATGAAGTCGCTTAATGCGGAAGCATTGACGAATAGTAATCTCAATCCTACGTATACTTTTACCACTTATATAGAGGGAGATTGTAACAGACTGGCGAGATCAGCAGGTTTTGCTGTAGCGACAAAGCCTGGAATTACTTCTTTTAACCCCCTGATGGTCTATGGTGGAGTAGGGTTGGGCAAAACTCACCTTGTCCAGGCAATCGGTAACGAGATCAAAAATGGTCCTGAAGACAAATTTGTGTTGTATGTTTCTTCGGAGAAATTCGTAAATCAATTCATGGATTCCATCAAGGATGGAAATGTGAAAAGCTTTACCAATTTCTACATGCAAGTGGATGTTTTGATAATTGATGATATTCAATTTTTGGCTGGAAAGGACAGAACTCAGGAAATGTTTTTCCATATTTTTAATCACCTTCATCAAAGTAAGAAGCAAATCATTATGACTTCGGATTGTCCACCTAGGGATCTGAAAGGCTTAGAGGAGCGACTGCTTTCCCGATTCAAATGGGGATTGACGGCTGATTTGCAAATGCCTGATTTTGAGACTAGAGTGGCGATTATTCGTAGGAAAATGCAATCTGAGGGCATTATAATTCCTGACGATGTGGTAGAATACCTTGCTTACACAGTAGACACCAATGTCCGTGAATTGGAAGGAATTCTTATTTCACTTATTGCGCATGCTTCTTTAAACCGTGTAGAAATCAGCTTGGAACTTGCAAAGACTGTGATGAAGAATATCATCAAGGATATAGAAACGGAAGTTGGAGTTGATTTTATTCAAAAGACTGTTTCGGAATATTAT contains:
- the dnaA gene encoding chromosomal replication initiator protein DnaA gives rise to the protein MSSEASAVWNECLRVIEQHVNEQSFSTWFKPINPVKLEGTSLTIQVPSQFFYEWLEDNYVQELKIAIKTTLGQSGRLEYAVVVDRGNSSNQPYVVSFPQGNTGNKKSQAPVEPDKTPFEMKSLNAEALTNSNLNPTYTFTTYIEGDCNRLARSAGFAVATKPGITSFNPLMVYGGVGLGKTHLVQAIGNEIKNGPEDKFVLYVSSEKFVNQFMDSIKDGNVKSFTNFYMQVDVLIIDDIQFLAGKDRTQEMFFHIFNHLHQSKKQIIMTSDCPPRDLKGLEERLLSRFKWGLTADLQMPDFETRVAIIRRKMQSEGIIIPDDVVEYLAYTVDTNVRELEGILISLIAHASLNRVEISLELAKTVMKNIIKDIETEVGVDFIQKTVSEYYGIALDDLKAKTRKKEIVTARQVAMYFCKEFTNHSLKSIGYHFGGRDHSTVIHAVQTVNDIMETDNSFRNAVLELKKKFKMRSY